From the genome of Streptomyces sp. NBC_01260, one region includes:
- a CDS encoding class I SAM-dependent methyltransferase, producing MDSISTNRRFWNQISSAYQHKHDPQIGAMPRLWGTYAIPDAHLHALGDVTGKRVLELGCGAGQWSRALAAEGATVVGLDLSEAQLAAAARAMGAARYPLVQGAAEHLPFAADSFDLVFCDYGGLSWAPPHLAVPQAARILRRGGRLVFNVASPWFEACYDEAASRVTTTLHQDYFGLDTIAEDQGAVSYQLTYGAWIKVLRGAGLVIDDLIEPRPEPGTANGYNQTDPPDWAYRWPAEMLWVTHKP from the coding sequence GTGGACAGCATTTCTACCAACCGGCGGTTCTGGAACCAGATCAGCAGCGCCTACCAGCACAAGCACGACCCGCAGATCGGCGCCATGCCCCGGCTGTGGGGCACGTACGCCATACCCGACGCGCACCTGCACGCCCTTGGCGACGTCACAGGCAAGCGCGTCCTCGAACTCGGCTGCGGCGCCGGCCAGTGGTCCAGGGCGCTCGCCGCTGAGGGCGCCACCGTGGTCGGGCTCGACCTGTCCGAAGCCCAGCTCGCCGCGGCAGCTCGCGCGATGGGAGCGGCCCGCTACCCGCTGGTGCAAGGCGCCGCCGAACACCTCCCGTTCGCCGCCGACAGCTTCGACCTGGTGTTCTGTGACTACGGCGGGCTTAGCTGGGCTCCCCCGCACCTGGCCGTCCCGCAGGCCGCACGCATCCTGCGCCGCGGTGGGCGCCTGGTGTTCAATGTCGCCAGCCCATGGTTCGAAGCCTGCTACGACGAAGCCGCCAGCCGCGTAACCACGACGCTGCACCAGGACTACTTCGGGCTGGACACCATCGCCGAAGACCAGGGCGCGGTCAGCTATCAGCTCACCTACGGCGCCTGGATCAAGGTCCTGCGCGGCGCAGGTCTCGTCATCGACGACCTCATCGAGCCGCGGCCCGAACCCGGAACAGCCAACGGCTACAACCAGACCGACCCGCCTGACTGGGCATACCGCTGGCCGGCAGAAATGCTCTGGGTAACCCACAAACCGTAA
- a CDS encoding IS5 family transposase (programmed frameshift) has translation MSRGDLTDAQWERLEAVLPLIPKMGRPPRDRRQVFDGIWWRARTGSPWRDLPERYGPWETAYAVFRRWQIDETWARVLKKLQVKADADGIIEWEVSVDSTVCRAHQHAAGARKRGPDDPGRTRPNGLAAEPDDHGLGRSRGGLTTKIHLAVDASFHVLAAVITAGQRGDAPAFVQVMERIRVPRVSGGRPRTRPEHVLADRAYSSRQIRSYLRKRGIAHTIPEKRDQAGHRLRRGSAGGRPPGFDREMYKRRHKVECRIGLLKQARGVATRYDKLAVRYESTVQLTLIRQTL, from the exons ATGTCTCGTGGCGACCTGACGGATGCACAGTGGGAGCGGCTGGAAGCGGTGTTGCCGCTGATACCGAAGATGGGCCGACCTCCGAGGGATCGGCGGCAGGTCTTCGACGGGATCTGGTGGCGGGCCCGGACCGGCTCGCCTTGGCGGGACCTGCCCGAGCGATACGGCCCCTGGGAGACGGCGTATGCGGTGTTCCGGCGATGGCAGATCGACGAAACATGGGCCCGCGTCCTAAAGAAGTTGCAGGTCAAGGCAGACGCAGACGGGATCATCGAGTGGGAAGTCTCGGTCGACTCCACCGTCTGCCGGGCCCACCAGCACGCCGCCGGGGCCCGCAAAAGGGGGC CTGACGATCCAGGCCGGACGCGTCCGAATGGCCTCGCGGCCGAGCCGGACGACCACGGCCTGGGACGCTCGCGCGGCGGACTGACTACCAAGATTCACCTCGCCGTCGATGCCTCTTTCCACGTCCTCGCAGCCGTCATCACTGCTGGCCAACGGGGCGACGCGCCCGCCTTCGTGCAGGTGATGGAGCGAATCCGTGTTCCCCGGGTCAGCGGTGGACGCCCCCGCACCCGGCCGGAACATGTGCTTGCCGACCGGGCGTACTCCTCCCGTCAGATTCGCTCCTACCTGCGCAAACGCGGGATCGCGCACACCATCCCGGAGAAGCGGGACCAGGCCGGACACCGGCTCCGCCGCGGTTCTGCCGGCGGCCGTCCTCCCGGCTTCGACCGCGAAATGTACAAACGCAGGCACAAAGTCGAGTGCCGGATCGGCCTTCTGAAGCAGGCGAGAGGCGTCGCGACCAGATACGACAAGCTCGCTGTCCGCTACGAGTCGACCGTTCAGCTCACCCTCATACGGCAGACGCTGTGA
- a CDS encoding IS5 family transposase (programmed frameshift), with amino-acid sequence MGRGDLTNAEWDRLESFLPPGGTRGGRWSDHRRVINGVLYRVRTGVQWRDLPERFGPWETVYKRHRRWSADGTWQMLLSRIQVAEDAEGGIDWDVSVDSTAVRAHQHAAGARKAPPRRPSKGGQVGDEPGRSGTAETDHPPGGGGQVGECLGRSRGGFTTKIHLVAEGRCRPLAFVLTPGHYGDGPQLERVLEQVLVPRAGVGRPRTRPDHVLADKAYTSRKNRRYLRRRGIRHTIPERLDQQRHRKNRGSRGGRPTGFDSELYKKRNTVERTINRLKGFRAVATRYEKRAYIYLGTVTLAALMIWLRT; translated from the exons ATGGGCCGTGGGGATCTGACGAATGCGGAGTGGGATCGGCTGGAGTCGTTCCTACCTCCTGGTGGTACGCGTGGAGGTCGGTGGAGCGATCACCGCCGGGTGATCAACGGGGTTCTCTACCGGGTGCGGACCGGCGTGCAGTGGCGGGATCTGCCGGAGCGATTCGGGCCATGGGAGACGGTCTATAAACGACATCGTCGCTGGTCAGCCGATGGAACCTGGCAGATGCTGCTGTCTCGCATCCAGGTAGCCGAGGACGCCGAGGGCGGCATCGACTGGGACGTGTCGGTGGACTCGACAGCCGTGCGAGCCCACCAGCACGCCGCCGGTGCGAGGAAAGCGCCCCCG CGCCGTCCCTCAAAGGGGGGCCAAGTGGGGGACGAACCAGGTCGATCCGGTACTGCGGAGACTGACCATCCGCCTGGAGGAGGTGGTCAGGTCGGCGAATGTCTGGGACGTTCCCGCGGAGGATTCACCACCAAGATCCACCTCGTTGCCGAGGGACGATGCCGGCCCCTCGCCTTCGTCCTGACACCCGGACACTACGGAGACGGACCCCAGCTCGAGCGGGTGCTGGAACAGGTTCTGGTGCCGCGAGCCGGAGTCGGCCGGCCACGCACCCGGCCCGACCATGTCTTGGCGGACAAGGCCTACACGTCCCGGAAGAACCGCCGCTACCTGCGACGACGCGGAATCCGGCACACCATCCCCGAACGTCTCGACCAGCAGAGACACCGCAAGAACCGAGGTTCACGCGGCGGTCGGCCTACCGGTTTCGACAGCGAGCTCTACAAGAAGCGCAACACCGTCGAACGCACCATCAACCGCCTCAAAGGCTTCCGCGCCGTCGCGACCCGCTACGAGAAACGCGCCTACATCTACCTCGGCACCGTCACACTCGCAGCACTCATGATCTGGCTCCGTACATGA
- a CDS encoding DUF4158 domain-containing protein, whose protein sequence is MNPAWPQHPSQVRRSEKQDLGQAEAQAYTRGRISAYVGQINTTSDSGHLQRLESNITVAQQLVQGLDDRLTHGLSRHPSPPHPIPRTNNTPGQQPPCARTNPLPASRALLGIRDVEDGELELRQYVAGRVWVSNEGPRALFDRAVTRLRRNRCLLPGITRLAYLGTEVRIAEQALTVMRGTADSTLYVLSSRSLT, encoded by the coding sequence ATGAACCCAGCCTGGCCCCAACACCCCTCGCAGGTCAGGAGATCCGAGAAACAGGACCTAGGACAGGCTGAAGCCCAGGCCTACACCCGCGGCAGGATCAGCGCCTACGTGGGCCAGATCAACACCACATCCGACAGCGGACACCTCCAGCGCCTGGAATCGAATATCACCGTCGCCCAGCAACTCGTCCAAGGCCTCGACGACAGGCTCACCCACGGCCTCAGCCGGCACCCTTCCCCGCCACACCCCATACCGCGAACCAACAACACACCAGGCCAGCAGCCGCCCTGCGCACGAACAAACCCCCTCCCAGCGTCACGGGCTCTGCTGGGGATTCGGGATGTCGAGGACGGCGAGTTGGAACTGCGACAGTACGTCGCGGGCCGGGTATGGGTGTCCAACGAGGGACCGCGGGCTCTGTTCGACCGCGCGGTGACGCGGCTGCGGCGCAACCGGTGCCTGCTGCCCGGGATCACCCGGCTGGCCTACCTGGGCACCGAGGTCCGTATCGCCGAGCAGGCCCTGACGGTTATGCGAGGGACAGCCGACAGCACGTTGTATGTCTTGTCTTCGAGGAGCCTCACATGA
- a CDS encoding SDR family NAD(P)-dependent oxidoreductase → MTAELAGSTALVTGATAGIGRVIALRLAALGASVVVHGRDEERGAETVDEVTAAGGNARFVAADLSKPEEVLRLAVEAGEVDVLINNAGIYRFASTPETTAEMFDTHMAINSRAPMLLVGALAPAMATRGRGVIVSLSTGAATTPVRGAAAYGASKAALELLTRVWADEFGAQGVRVNAVAPGPVHTPGTKEMGDEALQVIGRTTVLRRVAEPEEIAEAVLFLASSRASYITGTVLEVLGGQLAIG, encoded by the coding sequence ATGACTGCAGAACTGGCCGGATCCACCGCTCTTGTGACCGGCGCCACCGCTGGCATCGGCCGGGTCATTGCCCTTCGCCTGGCCGCCTTGGGGGCCTCGGTCGTCGTCCATGGGCGGGACGAGGAGCGCGGTGCCGAGACCGTCGACGAAGTCACCGCCGCAGGCGGAAACGCCCGGTTCGTTGCCGCGGATCTGAGCAAGCCTGAGGAGGTGCTGCGTCTTGCGGTTGAAGCAGGCGAGGTGGACGTTCTGATCAACAACGCCGGCATCTATCGGTTCGCCAGTACCCCGGAGACGACAGCCGAGATGTTCGACACTCATATGGCCATCAACTCGCGTGCGCCGATGCTCCTGGTCGGTGCGCTCGCACCGGCAATGGCCACACGGGGACGCGGCGTCATCGTGAGTCTGAGTACAGGGGCAGCCACCACGCCGGTCCGGGGCGCGGCAGCCTATGGGGCCTCCAAAGCCGCGCTCGAACTCCTCACCCGCGTGTGGGCTGACGAGTTCGGTGCCCAGGGTGTCCGCGTGAACGCCGTGGCCCCCGGCCCTGTCCATACCCCCGGGACGAAGGAGATGGGAGATGAAGCCCTCCAGGTGATTGGGCGAACCACCGTGCTGAGGCGGGTCGCAGAGCCTGAAGAGATCGCGGAAGCAGTTCTGTTCCTTGCTTCCTCCCGCGCCAGCTACATCACCGGCACGGTCCTTGAGGTTCTCGGCGGACAACTCGCGATCGGCTGA
- a CDS encoding IS110 family transposase, with the protein MDVLHERCVGLDIGKKDAKVCVRTPSAKRRGSFTDGTTTWGSTTNAVLALLGHLLAAEVTLVVIEATPDYWKPFSYVLADDLNVILVNARQVKNLPGRNDEIDLGSARVARRPEVQGELSRFGPGDGDQGLGSAGALAHWGECRSCPGAPSA; encoded by the coding sequence ATGGACGTACTGCACGAACGGTGCGTCGGCCTGGACATCGGCAAGAAGGACGCCAAGGTGTGCGTCCGGACCCCGAGTGCAAAGCGGCGGGGATCGTTCACCGACGGGACCACGACCTGGGGTTCGACGACGAACGCGGTCCTGGCCCTGCTCGGCCACCTGCTCGCCGCCGAGGTCACCCTGGTGGTGATCGAGGCGACCCCGGACTACTGGAAACCCTTCTCCTACGTGCTGGCCGACGATCTGAACGTGATCCTCGTCAACGCCCGCCAGGTCAAGAACCTGCCCGGCCGTAACGATGAGATTGATCTTGGTTCGGCCCGCGTAGCGAGACGCCCTGAGGTGCAGGGTGAGTTGTCCCGCTTCGGTCCAGGTGATGGCGATCAAGGGCTAGGGTCGGCGGGAGCACTCGCCCACTGGGGTGAATGTCGGTCCTGCCCCGGGGCGCCCTCCGCTTGA
- a CDS encoding MBL fold metallo-hydrolase, whose protein sequence is MDTIALGDVEITRVVELPARGSARDYIFPDVPIEHWEAHENWLVPTFLDQAADEVRTMMQTWLIRSEGRTILIDTGIGNDRERPAMPAFHHLNTHYLDELAAAGVRPQDVDTVICTHVHGDHVGWNTRLADDGEWRPTFPNAQYVISRADFDYWNPANGHRTRSGPQMANVFEDSVAPVHQAGQTVLWEGEHYDIDAQLHIEPAPGHTPGSSVVWLRSGSDPAVFAGDLLHSPLQIAEPDDCPGFDEDEPRARDSRRRLLGEAADRGALLFPAHFPGPGAAEVRRVGDRFAVKKWAAWR, encoded by the coding sequence ATGGACACCATCGCGCTTGGAGACGTGGAAATCACCCGCGTGGTCGAACTGCCTGCCAGAGGCAGCGCCCGCGACTACATCTTCCCCGACGTGCCCATCGAGCACTGGGAGGCGCATGAGAACTGGCTCGTCCCCACTTTCCTGGACCAGGCCGCCGACGAGGTCCGCACCATGATGCAGACCTGGCTGATTCGCAGCGAGGGCCGGACGATCCTGATCGACACCGGAATCGGCAACGACCGGGAGCGCCCGGCCATGCCGGCCTTCCACCATCTGAACACCCACTACCTCGATGAGCTGGCCGCGGCAGGCGTCCGCCCGCAGGACGTGGACACGGTGATCTGCACCCATGTCCACGGCGACCACGTCGGCTGGAACACCCGCCTGGCAGACGACGGGGAGTGGCGACCGACCTTCCCCAACGCCCAGTACGTCATCTCGCGCGCCGACTTCGACTACTGGAACCCGGCCAACGGACACCGGACCCGCTCCGGCCCCCAGATGGCCAACGTCTTCGAGGACAGCGTCGCCCCCGTACACCAGGCCGGGCAGACAGTGCTGTGGGAGGGCGAGCACTACGACATCGACGCCCAGCTCCATATCGAGCCCGCCCCCGGCCACACGCCCGGCTCCTCCGTCGTATGGCTGCGGTCGGGCTCGGACCCGGCAGTGTTCGCCGGGGATCTGCTGCACAGCCCACTGCAGATCGCGGAACCGGACGACTGCCCCGGGTTCGACGAGGACGAACCCCGCGCACGGGACAGCCGGCGCCGCCTGCTGGGGGAGGCTGCAGACCGGGGCGCCCTGTTGTTCCCCGCGCATTTCCCCGGACCGGGCGCAGCCGAGGTGCGGCGCGTCGGCGACCGGTTCGCGGTGAAGAAATGGGCGGCATGGCGGTAA